From the genome of Pelmatolapia mariae isolate MD_Pm_ZW linkage group LG12, Pm_UMD_F_2, whole genome shotgun sequence, one region includes:
- the agtpbp1 gene encoding cytosolic carboxypeptidase 1 isoform X2, whose amino-acid sequence MNKPKMATEKGVPSNSRIVMLLGQLERMNGEAMVRDVETARQVTTKILHLIQTQEKSGKEVMSKGSSGMEVILASLENSRDVQTTLNILYILSELLTVGRGRRMGVFVSKGGTGILFQILTSASKELPPSEELMLQLHSLLAKVGPKDRKFGVKARLSGALNVTISLIKQNLQNAKLLLPCLQVLRVYSANSVNAISLGKNGVVELMFKIIAPYSKKNTSLLKVALDALGALLKSKTNARRAVDGSHVPALLALYLDWHRNDARHRHMLIRKGLLVCLRNITNIKLGRKAFIEADGMRILYNTSTECLPVRTLDPLINTSSLIMRKCFPKNRLPVPTIKSAFHYQLPHVLPVGPVAQLYSQPPGGTTSHQLSNKPLKKVDDVVDDSDDNEETEAETDTDNEEDEKDHHTSNDDIETDLNKLHPTKSPGRPFEELRVYERFFLELSEDFQGYNFEGSKGASTTSSSGSLSSSSSSTRSSRPIIVPTAQALSPKHMATPASQEIWNSVKGQHTQPPPSATSRTPAASLASLELDTIHLTKDHDKKEEAHIPTPDGHTTLSSSMHSPQGQMIEQGLPHALDCVSLEDKGALNVEDGLKGVKQEGSPVSATRHIQSPLLLGDIATRRVGGGGSDCGSEGAEDEGGEGAVLEVPDTALLLPLHDPDLYVEMVKGTRSVPQYAEVAYPDYFGHVAPTFKEPLLERVYGVQRSKIFQDIERLIHPNDILDKVVYDLDIPSCPVIEDNGESLKFNSQFESGNLRKAVQVRKYEYDLVLNSDINSNHYHQWFYFEVSGMRVGTTYRFNIINCEKSNSQFNYGMQVLMYSVQEAISGRPRWVRTGTDICYYKNHFARSSIAAGGQKGKSYFTLTFSTTFSHKDDVCYFAYHYPYTYSTLKMHLAKLEALRTPHIYLRQDVLCETLGGNTCPLLTITAMPESNSNDHICQFRNRPLIFLSARVHPGETNASWVMKGTLEFLMGTSPLAASLREAYIFKIVPMLNPDGVINGNHRCSLSGEDLNRQWQNPNPELHPTIYHTKSLLQYLAHIQRAPLVFCDYHGHSRKKNVFMYGCSVKETVWQSNISATSSDLHEDLGYRTLPKILSQIAPAFSMASCSFVVERSKEATARVVVWREIGVQRSYTMESTLCGCDQGKYKGLQIGTRELEEMGAQFCVALLRLKRLTGLRNHQHLLDLESDIIGTQSKVVSPTTYVMEEDEPSFLEAIDYSAESDNEDGEPENEHGNNVHENPDHLDQLSDSY is encoded by the exons AGAAGAGTGGAAAAGAGGTCATGTCCAAAGGCTCCAGCGGGATGGAAGTCATCCTGGCTTCACTGGAG AACAGCAGAGACGTTCAGACCACCCTGAACATCTTGTATATTCTTAGTGAGCTGCTGACTGTGG GCAGGGGTCGCAGGATGGGAGTGTTTGTGTCCAAAGGAGGaacaggaatattattccagatcTTGACTTCTGCCAGCAAAGAGTTGCCTCCCAGTGAGGAACTCATGCTACAGCTTCACTCACTCTTAGCCAAGGTTGGCCCAAAAG ACAGAAAGTTTGGTGTGAAGGCCCGATTGAGTGGAGCTCTGAACGTCACCATCAGCCTGATCAAACAGAATCTACAGAATGCCAAACTCCTTCTGCCCTGCCTGCAGGTTCTCAGGGTTTATTCGGCCAACT CGGTGAATGCAATTTCATTGGGCAAGAATGGAGTAGTGGAACTGATGTTCAAGATTATAGCACCATACAGCAAGAAGAACACCAGCCTGCTCAA GGTAGCTCTGGATGCACTTGGAGCACTTCTCAAATCCA AAACTAACGCTCGTCGTGCAGTGGACGGCAGTCATGTGCCCGCCTTGCTGGCTCTGTACCTGGATTGGCATCGCAATGACGCACGTCATCGTCACATGCTGATCCGCAAGGGGCTGCTGGTCTGCCTCAGGAATATTACCAACATCAAACTTGGGAGAAAGGCATTCATAGAGGCCGATGGCATGAGGATCCTCTACAACACATCTACC GAGTGTCTGCCGGTGCGAACTCTGGATCCACTGATCAACACTTCGAGTCTCATCATGAGGAAGTGTTTTCCTAAAAACCGTCTTCCTGTGCCTACCATTAAATCAGCTTTCCACTACCAGCTGCCTCATGTACTTCCAGTTGGACCTGTGGCACAGCTGTACAGCCAGCCTCCTGGGG GAACAACAAGTCACCAGCTCAGCAACAAGCCCTTAAAGAAGG TGGATGATGTGGTGGATGACAGTGACGATAATGAGGAGACGGAGGCAGAAACTGACACTGACAATGAAGAGGACGAGAAAGATCATCACACTTCG AATGATGATATAGAGACTGACCTGAACAAGCTGCATCCCACAAAGAGCCCTGGTCGTCCATTCGAGGAATTGAGGGTATATGAGAGATTCTTTCTGGAACTATCTGAAGACTTTCAG GGGTATAACTTTGAAGGCTCAAAAGGTGCCTCTACTACTTCTTCATCAGGATCcctttcttcatcatcatcctcaactcGATCCTCTCGTCCAATCATAGTGCCCACAGCTCAAGCCCTGTCCCCAAAGCACATGGCGACACCAGCCTCTCAGGAGATCTGGAACTCTGTCAAAGGACAACACACACAGCCACCTCCCTCTGCCACCTCTCGAACCCCCGCTGCTTCTCTAGCATCTCTAGAACTGGACACGATCCACCTCACCAAGGACCATGACAAAAAAGAGGAGGCTCACATTCCTACCCCAGATGGGCATACAACCTTATCCTCCTCCATGCATTCTCCTCAAGGCCAGATGATAGAACAGGGACTACCGCATGCACTGGATTGTGTCTCTTTAGAAGACAAGGGGGCTCTGAATGTAGAGGACGGTTTAAAGGGAGTGAAACAAGAGGGATCCCCAGTCAGTGCTACAAGACACATACAGTCACCTCTGCTGTTGGGGGATATCGCTACACGTCGCGTGGGAGGAGGAGGTTCAGATTGTGGATCAGAGGGTGCTGAGGATGAGGGAGGGGAAGGAGCGGTTCTGGAGGTGCCTGACACAGCCCTCCTCCTCCCGCTGCATGACCCTGACCTATACGTGGAGATGGTGAAGGGGACACGTTCTGTCCCACAGTACGCTGAAGTGGCTTACCCAGACTACTTTGGCCATGTAGCCCCAACATTTAAGGAGCCCCTTTTGGAAAGAGTTTATGGTGTACAGAG ATCTAAGATATTCCAAGACATTGAGAGGTTGATTCACCCGAATGACATCCTGGATAAAGTGGTTTATGACTTGGACATTCCCAG TTGCCCTGTTATTGAAGACAATGGTGAATCACTGAAGTTTAACTCTCAGTTTGAGTCTGGCAACCTCAGAAAAGCAGTTCAAGTTAGAAA GTATGAGTATGACCTTGTGTTGAATTCAGACATCAACAGTAATCACTACCACCAGTGGTTTTACTTCGAAGTGAGTGGGATGCGCGTTGGGACCACCTACCGTTTCAACATCATTAACTGTGAGAAGTCAAACAGCCAGTTCAACTATG GCATGCAGGTACTCATGTACTCTGTGCAGGAGGCAATCAGTGGCAGACCTCGCTGGGTTAGAACGGGAACAGACATCTGTTACTACAA GAATCACTTTGCAAGGAGTTCCATCGCAGCTGGTGGTCAGAAAGGAAAATCGTATTTCACTCTGACCTTCAGCACAACCTTCAGCCATAAAGATGACGTCTGCTACTTTGCCTATCATTACCCTTATACATACTCTACGCTCAAG ATGCACCTGGCCAAACTGGAGGCACTGAGGACCCCTCATATCTACCTGAGACAGGACGTGCTGTGTGAAACCCTCGGGGGGAACACCTGCCCCCTTCTTACCATCACTGCCATGCCGGAGTCCAACTCAAATGATCACATCTGTCAATTTA GGAACCGTCCATTGATCTTCCTGTCTGCCAGAGTGCACCCCGGAGAGACCAATGCCAGCTGGGTAATGAAGGGCACGCTGGAATTCTTAATGGGCACGAGCCCGCTGGCAGCCAGCCTGAGGGAGGCCTACATCTTCAAGATAGTGCCCATGCTCAACCCTGATGGAGTTATAAATGGGAA TCATCGTTGTTCTCTGAGTGGGGAGGATTTGAATCGCCAGTGGCAGAATCCCAATCCTGAGCTCCACCCCACCATCTACCACACTAAGAGCCTGCTGCAGTACCTTGCACACATACAGAGGGCACCACTG GTGTTTTGCGACTACCACGGTCATTCCAGGAAGAAGAATGTGTTCATGTACGGCTGCAGCGTAAAGGAGACAGTTTGGCAGTCCAATATTAGTGCTACATCGAGCGACTTGCACGAGGACCTTGGATACAGG ACCCTTCCCAAGATCCTGTCCCAAATTGCTCCAGCCTTCAGCATGGCTAGCTGCAGTTTTGTTGTGGAGCGCTCCAAAGAGGCAACCGCCCGCGTCGTTGTCTGGCGAGAGATCGGAGTGCAACGCAGCTATACAATGGAGAGCACGCTCTGCGGCTGTGATCAGGGCAAATATAAG GGTCTTCAGATCGGCACCAGAGAGCTGGAGGAGATGGGAGCTCAGTTCTGCGTGGCACTGCTGAGGCTGAAGAGGCTGACCGGGCTCCGGAACCACCAACACCTACTGGATTTGGAGAGCGATATTATTGGGACACAGTCCAAAGTGGTCAG CCCAACTACCTATGTGATGGAGGAGGACGAGCCGTCCTTTCTGGAGGCTATAGACTACAGCGCAGAAAGCGACAATGAGGACGGGGAGCCCGAAAACGAGCACGGCAACAACGTCCACGAGAATCCCGACCACCTCGATCAGCTGTCCGACTCGTACTAA
- the agtpbp1 gene encoding cytosolic carboxypeptidase 1 isoform X1 → MNKPKMATEKGVPSNSRIVMLLGQLERMNGEAMVRDVETARQVTTKILHLIQTQEKSGKEVMSKGSSGMEVILASLENSRDVQTTLNILYILSELLTVGRGRRMGVFVSKGGTGILFQILTSASKELPPSEELMLQLHSLLAKVGPKDRKFGVKARLSGALNVTISLIKQNLQNAKLLLPCLQVLRVYSANSVNAISLGKNGVVELMFKIIAPYSKKNTSLLKVALDALGALLKSKTNARRAVDGSHVPALLALYLDWHRNDARHRHMLIRKGLLVCLRNITNIKLGRKAFIEADGMRILYNTSTECLPVRTLDPLINTSSLIMRKCFPKNRLPVPTIKSAFHYQLPHVLPVGPVAQLYSQPPGGTTSHQLSNKPLKKVDDVVDDSDDNEETEAETDTDNEEDEKDHHTSNDDIETDLNKLHPTKSPGRPFEELRVYERFFLELSEDFQGYNFEGSKGASTTSSSGSLSSSSSSTRSSRPIIVPTAQALSPKHMATPASQEIWNSVKGQHTQPPPSATSRTPAASLASLELDTIHLTKDHDKKEEAHIPTPDGHTTLSSSMHSPQGQMIEQGLPHALDCVSLEDKGALNVEDGLKGVKQEGSPVSATRHIQSPLLLGDIATRRVGGGGSDCGSEGAEDEGGEGAVLEVPDTALLLPLHDPDLYVEMVKGTRSVPQYAEVAYPDYFGHVAPTFKEPLLERVYGVQRSKIFQDIERLIHPNDILDKVVYDLDIPSCPVIEDNGESLKFNSQFESGNLRKAVQVRKYEYDLVLNSDINSNHYHQWFYFEVSGMRVGTTYRFNIINCEKSNSQFNYGMQVLMYSVQEAISGRPRWVRTGTDICYYKNHFARSSIAAGGQKGKSYFTLTFSTTFSHKDDVCYFAYHYPYTYSTLKMHLAKLEALRTPHIYLRQDVLCETLGGNTCPLLTITAMPESNSNDHICQFRNRPLIFLSARVHPGETNASWVMKGTLEFLMGTSPLAASLREAYIFKIVPMLNPDGVINGNHRCSLSGEDLNRQWQNPNPELHPTIYHTKSLLQYLAHIQRAPLVFCDYHGHSRKKNVFMYGCSVKETVWQSNISATSSDLHEDLGYRTLPKILSQIAPAFSMASCSFVVERSKEATARVVVWREIGVQRSYTMESTLCGCDQGKYKGLQIGTRELEEMGAQFCVALLRLKRLTGLRNHQHLLDLESDIIGTQSKVVSSPTTYVMEEDEPSFLEAIDYSAESDNEDGEPENEHGNNVHENPDHLDQLSDSY, encoded by the exons AGAAGAGTGGAAAAGAGGTCATGTCCAAAGGCTCCAGCGGGATGGAAGTCATCCTGGCTTCACTGGAG AACAGCAGAGACGTTCAGACCACCCTGAACATCTTGTATATTCTTAGTGAGCTGCTGACTGTGG GCAGGGGTCGCAGGATGGGAGTGTTTGTGTCCAAAGGAGGaacaggaatattattccagatcTTGACTTCTGCCAGCAAAGAGTTGCCTCCCAGTGAGGAACTCATGCTACAGCTTCACTCACTCTTAGCCAAGGTTGGCCCAAAAG ACAGAAAGTTTGGTGTGAAGGCCCGATTGAGTGGAGCTCTGAACGTCACCATCAGCCTGATCAAACAGAATCTACAGAATGCCAAACTCCTTCTGCCCTGCCTGCAGGTTCTCAGGGTTTATTCGGCCAACT CGGTGAATGCAATTTCATTGGGCAAGAATGGAGTAGTGGAACTGATGTTCAAGATTATAGCACCATACAGCAAGAAGAACACCAGCCTGCTCAA GGTAGCTCTGGATGCACTTGGAGCACTTCTCAAATCCA AAACTAACGCTCGTCGTGCAGTGGACGGCAGTCATGTGCCCGCCTTGCTGGCTCTGTACCTGGATTGGCATCGCAATGACGCACGTCATCGTCACATGCTGATCCGCAAGGGGCTGCTGGTCTGCCTCAGGAATATTACCAACATCAAACTTGGGAGAAAGGCATTCATAGAGGCCGATGGCATGAGGATCCTCTACAACACATCTACC GAGTGTCTGCCGGTGCGAACTCTGGATCCACTGATCAACACTTCGAGTCTCATCATGAGGAAGTGTTTTCCTAAAAACCGTCTTCCTGTGCCTACCATTAAATCAGCTTTCCACTACCAGCTGCCTCATGTACTTCCAGTTGGACCTGTGGCACAGCTGTACAGCCAGCCTCCTGGGG GAACAACAAGTCACCAGCTCAGCAACAAGCCCTTAAAGAAGG TGGATGATGTGGTGGATGACAGTGACGATAATGAGGAGACGGAGGCAGAAACTGACACTGACAATGAAGAGGACGAGAAAGATCATCACACTTCG AATGATGATATAGAGACTGACCTGAACAAGCTGCATCCCACAAAGAGCCCTGGTCGTCCATTCGAGGAATTGAGGGTATATGAGAGATTCTTTCTGGAACTATCTGAAGACTTTCAG GGGTATAACTTTGAAGGCTCAAAAGGTGCCTCTACTACTTCTTCATCAGGATCcctttcttcatcatcatcctcaactcGATCCTCTCGTCCAATCATAGTGCCCACAGCTCAAGCCCTGTCCCCAAAGCACATGGCGACACCAGCCTCTCAGGAGATCTGGAACTCTGTCAAAGGACAACACACACAGCCACCTCCCTCTGCCACCTCTCGAACCCCCGCTGCTTCTCTAGCATCTCTAGAACTGGACACGATCCACCTCACCAAGGACCATGACAAAAAAGAGGAGGCTCACATTCCTACCCCAGATGGGCATACAACCTTATCCTCCTCCATGCATTCTCCTCAAGGCCAGATGATAGAACAGGGACTACCGCATGCACTGGATTGTGTCTCTTTAGAAGACAAGGGGGCTCTGAATGTAGAGGACGGTTTAAAGGGAGTGAAACAAGAGGGATCCCCAGTCAGTGCTACAAGACACATACAGTCACCTCTGCTGTTGGGGGATATCGCTACACGTCGCGTGGGAGGAGGAGGTTCAGATTGTGGATCAGAGGGTGCTGAGGATGAGGGAGGGGAAGGAGCGGTTCTGGAGGTGCCTGACACAGCCCTCCTCCTCCCGCTGCATGACCCTGACCTATACGTGGAGATGGTGAAGGGGACACGTTCTGTCCCACAGTACGCTGAAGTGGCTTACCCAGACTACTTTGGCCATGTAGCCCCAACATTTAAGGAGCCCCTTTTGGAAAGAGTTTATGGTGTACAGAG ATCTAAGATATTCCAAGACATTGAGAGGTTGATTCACCCGAATGACATCCTGGATAAAGTGGTTTATGACTTGGACATTCCCAG TTGCCCTGTTATTGAAGACAATGGTGAATCACTGAAGTTTAACTCTCAGTTTGAGTCTGGCAACCTCAGAAAAGCAGTTCAAGTTAGAAA GTATGAGTATGACCTTGTGTTGAATTCAGACATCAACAGTAATCACTACCACCAGTGGTTTTACTTCGAAGTGAGTGGGATGCGCGTTGGGACCACCTACCGTTTCAACATCATTAACTGTGAGAAGTCAAACAGCCAGTTCAACTATG GCATGCAGGTACTCATGTACTCTGTGCAGGAGGCAATCAGTGGCAGACCTCGCTGGGTTAGAACGGGAACAGACATCTGTTACTACAA GAATCACTTTGCAAGGAGTTCCATCGCAGCTGGTGGTCAGAAAGGAAAATCGTATTTCACTCTGACCTTCAGCACAACCTTCAGCCATAAAGATGACGTCTGCTACTTTGCCTATCATTACCCTTATACATACTCTACGCTCAAG ATGCACCTGGCCAAACTGGAGGCACTGAGGACCCCTCATATCTACCTGAGACAGGACGTGCTGTGTGAAACCCTCGGGGGGAACACCTGCCCCCTTCTTACCATCACTGCCATGCCGGAGTCCAACTCAAATGATCACATCTGTCAATTTA GGAACCGTCCATTGATCTTCCTGTCTGCCAGAGTGCACCCCGGAGAGACCAATGCCAGCTGGGTAATGAAGGGCACGCTGGAATTCTTAATGGGCACGAGCCCGCTGGCAGCCAGCCTGAGGGAGGCCTACATCTTCAAGATAGTGCCCATGCTCAACCCTGATGGAGTTATAAATGGGAA TCATCGTTGTTCTCTGAGTGGGGAGGATTTGAATCGCCAGTGGCAGAATCCCAATCCTGAGCTCCACCCCACCATCTACCACACTAAGAGCCTGCTGCAGTACCTTGCACACATACAGAGGGCACCACTG GTGTTTTGCGACTACCACGGTCATTCCAGGAAGAAGAATGTGTTCATGTACGGCTGCAGCGTAAAGGAGACAGTTTGGCAGTCCAATATTAGTGCTACATCGAGCGACTTGCACGAGGACCTTGGATACAGG ACCCTTCCCAAGATCCTGTCCCAAATTGCTCCAGCCTTCAGCATGGCTAGCTGCAGTTTTGTTGTGGAGCGCTCCAAAGAGGCAACCGCCCGCGTCGTTGTCTGGCGAGAGATCGGAGTGCAACGCAGCTATACAATGGAGAGCACGCTCTGCGGCTGTGATCAGGGCAAATATAAG GGTCTTCAGATCGGCACCAGAGAGCTGGAGGAGATGGGAGCTCAGTTCTGCGTGGCACTGCTGAGGCTGAAGAGGCTGACCGGGCTCCGGAACCACCAACACCTACTGGATTTGGAGAGCGATATTATTGGGACACAGTCCAAAGTGGTCAG CAGCCCAACTACCTATGTGATGGAGGAGGACGAGCCGTCCTTTCTGGAGGCTATAGACTACAGCGCAGAAAGCGACAATGAGGACGGGGAGCCCGAAAACGAGCACGGCAACAACGTCCACGAGAATCCCGACCACCTCGATCAGCTGTCCGACTCGTACTAA
- the agtpbp1 gene encoding cytosolic carboxypeptidase 1 isoform X3: protein MNKPKMATEKGVPSNSRIVMLLGQLERMNGEAMVRDVETARQVTTKILHLIQTQEKSGKEVMSKGSSGMEVILASLENSRDVQTTLNILYILSELLTVGRGRRMGVFVSKGGTGILFQILTSASKELPPSEELMLQLHSLLAKVGPKDRKFGVKARLSGALNVTISLIKQNLQNAKLLLPCLQVLRVYSANSVNAISLGKNGVVELMFKIIAPYSKKNTSLLKVALDALGALLKSKTNARRAVDGSHVPALLALYLDWHRNDARHRHMLIRKGLLVCLRNITNIKLGRKAFIEADGMRILYNTSTECLPVRTLDPLINTSSLIMRKCFPKNRLPVPTIKSAFHYQLPHVLPVGPVAQLYSQPPGVDDVVDDSDDNEETEAETDTDNEEDEKDHHTSNDDIETDLNKLHPTKSPGRPFEELRVYERFFLELSEDFQGYNFEGSKGASTTSSSGSLSSSSSSTRSSRPIIVPTAQALSPKHMATPASQEIWNSVKGQHTQPPPSATSRTPAASLASLELDTIHLTKDHDKKEEAHIPTPDGHTTLSSSMHSPQGQMIEQGLPHALDCVSLEDKGALNVEDGLKGVKQEGSPVSATRHIQSPLLLGDIATRRVGGGGSDCGSEGAEDEGGEGAVLEVPDTALLLPLHDPDLYVEMVKGTRSVPQYAEVAYPDYFGHVAPTFKEPLLERVYGVQRSKIFQDIERLIHPNDILDKVVYDLDIPSCPVIEDNGESLKFNSQFESGNLRKAVQVRKYEYDLVLNSDINSNHYHQWFYFEVSGMRVGTTYRFNIINCEKSNSQFNYGMQVLMYSVQEAISGRPRWVRTGTDICYYKNHFARSSIAAGGQKGKSYFTLTFSTTFSHKDDVCYFAYHYPYTYSTLKMHLAKLEALRTPHIYLRQDVLCETLGGNTCPLLTITAMPESNSNDHICQFRNRPLIFLSARVHPGETNASWVMKGTLEFLMGTSPLAASLREAYIFKIVPMLNPDGVINGNHRCSLSGEDLNRQWQNPNPELHPTIYHTKSLLQYLAHIQRAPLVFCDYHGHSRKKNVFMYGCSVKETVWQSNISATSSDLHEDLGYRTLPKILSQIAPAFSMASCSFVVERSKEATARVVVWREIGVQRSYTMESTLCGCDQGKYKGLQIGTRELEEMGAQFCVALLRLKRLTGLRNHQHLLDLESDIIGTQSKVVSSPTTYVMEEDEPSFLEAIDYSAESDNEDGEPENEHGNNVHENPDHLDQLSDSY from the exons AGAAGAGTGGAAAAGAGGTCATGTCCAAAGGCTCCAGCGGGATGGAAGTCATCCTGGCTTCACTGGAG AACAGCAGAGACGTTCAGACCACCCTGAACATCTTGTATATTCTTAGTGAGCTGCTGACTGTGG GCAGGGGTCGCAGGATGGGAGTGTTTGTGTCCAAAGGAGGaacaggaatattattccagatcTTGACTTCTGCCAGCAAAGAGTTGCCTCCCAGTGAGGAACTCATGCTACAGCTTCACTCACTCTTAGCCAAGGTTGGCCCAAAAG ACAGAAAGTTTGGTGTGAAGGCCCGATTGAGTGGAGCTCTGAACGTCACCATCAGCCTGATCAAACAGAATCTACAGAATGCCAAACTCCTTCTGCCCTGCCTGCAGGTTCTCAGGGTTTATTCGGCCAACT CGGTGAATGCAATTTCATTGGGCAAGAATGGAGTAGTGGAACTGATGTTCAAGATTATAGCACCATACAGCAAGAAGAACACCAGCCTGCTCAA GGTAGCTCTGGATGCACTTGGAGCACTTCTCAAATCCA AAACTAACGCTCGTCGTGCAGTGGACGGCAGTCATGTGCCCGCCTTGCTGGCTCTGTACCTGGATTGGCATCGCAATGACGCACGTCATCGTCACATGCTGATCCGCAAGGGGCTGCTGGTCTGCCTCAGGAATATTACCAACATCAAACTTGGGAGAAAGGCATTCATAGAGGCCGATGGCATGAGGATCCTCTACAACACATCTACC GAGTGTCTGCCGGTGCGAACTCTGGATCCACTGATCAACACTTCGAGTCTCATCATGAGGAAGTGTTTTCCTAAAAACCGTCTTCCTGTGCCTACCATTAAATCAGCTTTCCACTACCAGCTGCCTCATGTACTTCCAGTTGGACCTGTGGCACAGCTGTACAGCCAGCCTCCTGGGG TGGATGATGTGGTGGATGACAGTGACGATAATGAGGAGACGGAGGCAGAAACTGACACTGACAATGAAGAGGACGAGAAAGATCATCACACTTCG AATGATGATATAGAGACTGACCTGAACAAGCTGCATCCCACAAAGAGCCCTGGTCGTCCATTCGAGGAATTGAGGGTATATGAGAGATTCTTTCTGGAACTATCTGAAGACTTTCAG GGGTATAACTTTGAAGGCTCAAAAGGTGCCTCTACTACTTCTTCATCAGGATCcctttcttcatcatcatcctcaactcGATCCTCTCGTCCAATCATAGTGCCCACAGCTCAAGCCCTGTCCCCAAAGCACATGGCGACACCAGCCTCTCAGGAGATCTGGAACTCTGTCAAAGGACAACACACACAGCCACCTCCCTCTGCCACCTCTCGAACCCCCGCTGCTTCTCTAGCATCTCTAGAACTGGACACGATCCACCTCACCAAGGACCATGACAAAAAAGAGGAGGCTCACATTCCTACCCCAGATGGGCATACAACCTTATCCTCCTCCATGCATTCTCCTCAAGGCCAGATGATAGAACAGGGACTACCGCATGCACTGGATTGTGTCTCTTTAGAAGACAAGGGGGCTCTGAATGTAGAGGACGGTTTAAAGGGAGTGAAACAAGAGGGATCCCCAGTCAGTGCTACAAGACACATACAGTCACCTCTGCTGTTGGGGGATATCGCTACACGTCGCGTGGGAGGAGGAGGTTCAGATTGTGGATCAGAGGGTGCTGAGGATGAGGGAGGGGAAGGAGCGGTTCTGGAGGTGCCTGACACAGCCCTCCTCCTCCCGCTGCATGACCCTGACCTATACGTGGAGATGGTGAAGGGGACACGTTCTGTCCCACAGTACGCTGAAGTGGCTTACCCAGACTACTTTGGCCATGTAGCCCCAACATTTAAGGAGCCCCTTTTGGAAAGAGTTTATGGTGTACAGAG ATCTAAGATATTCCAAGACATTGAGAGGTTGATTCACCCGAATGACATCCTGGATAAAGTGGTTTATGACTTGGACATTCCCAG TTGCCCTGTTATTGAAGACAATGGTGAATCACTGAAGTTTAACTCTCAGTTTGAGTCTGGCAACCTCAGAAAAGCAGTTCAAGTTAGAAA GTATGAGTATGACCTTGTGTTGAATTCAGACATCAACAGTAATCACTACCACCAGTGGTTTTACTTCGAAGTGAGTGGGATGCGCGTTGGGACCACCTACCGTTTCAACATCATTAACTGTGAGAAGTCAAACAGCCAGTTCAACTATG GCATGCAGGTACTCATGTACTCTGTGCAGGAGGCAATCAGTGGCAGACCTCGCTGGGTTAGAACGGGAACAGACATCTGTTACTACAA GAATCACTTTGCAAGGAGTTCCATCGCAGCTGGTGGTCAGAAAGGAAAATCGTATTTCACTCTGACCTTCAGCACAACCTTCAGCCATAAAGATGACGTCTGCTACTTTGCCTATCATTACCCTTATACATACTCTACGCTCAAG ATGCACCTGGCCAAACTGGAGGCACTGAGGACCCCTCATATCTACCTGAGACAGGACGTGCTGTGTGAAACCCTCGGGGGGAACACCTGCCCCCTTCTTACCATCACTGCCATGCCGGAGTCCAACTCAAATGATCACATCTGTCAATTTA GGAACCGTCCATTGATCTTCCTGTCTGCCAGAGTGCACCCCGGAGAGACCAATGCCAGCTGGGTAATGAAGGGCACGCTGGAATTCTTAATGGGCACGAGCCCGCTGGCAGCCAGCCTGAGGGAGGCCTACATCTTCAAGATAGTGCCCATGCTCAACCCTGATGGAGTTATAAATGGGAA TCATCGTTGTTCTCTGAGTGGGGAGGATTTGAATCGCCAGTGGCAGAATCCCAATCCTGAGCTCCACCCCACCATCTACCACACTAAGAGCCTGCTGCAGTACCTTGCACACATACAGAGGGCACCACTG GTGTTTTGCGACTACCACGGTCATTCCAGGAAGAAGAATGTGTTCATGTACGGCTGCAGCGTAAAGGAGACAGTTTGGCAGTCCAATATTAGTGCTACATCGAGCGACTTGCACGAGGACCTTGGATACAGG ACCCTTCCCAAGATCCTGTCCCAAATTGCTCCAGCCTTCAGCATGGCTAGCTGCAGTTTTGTTGTGGAGCGCTCCAAAGAGGCAACCGCCCGCGTCGTTGTCTGGCGAGAGATCGGAGTGCAACGCAGCTATACAATGGAGAGCACGCTCTGCGGCTGTGATCAGGGCAAATATAAG GGTCTTCAGATCGGCACCAGAGAGCTGGAGGAGATGGGAGCTCAGTTCTGCGTGGCACTGCTGAGGCTGAAGAGGCTGACCGGGCTCCGGAACCACCAACACCTACTGGATTTGGAGAGCGATATTATTGGGACACAGTCCAAAGTGGTCAG CAGCCCAACTACCTATGTGATGGAGGAGGACGAGCCGTCCTTTCTGGAGGCTATAGACTACAGCGCAGAAAGCGACAATGAGGACGGGGAGCCCGAAAACGAGCACGGCAACAACGTCCACGAGAATCCCGACCACCTCGATCAGCTGTCCGACTCGTACTAA